The Erythrolamprus reginae isolate rEryReg1 chromosome 3, rEryReg1.hap1, whole genome shotgun sequence genome contains a region encoding:
- the CEBPB gene encoding CCAAT/enhancer-binding protein beta gives MQRLVAWDQACHHPLQPAAFKSMEVANFYYEADCLAALNKLHPRAAGARSMTELSVGDHERAIDFSPYLDPLASQQQPQQPPPPPSTAAGGNFEPVCSSSGGGGGGGSGGQDFLSDLFSEQDYKGGGKKHADYAYISLSRHGHPPHPHHHPAVGQNHKGAGPLLGCFPPQMVETKVEPVFEHLDSCKGGRKEDNNGGGGAGPGLGGMSSPYGSTVRSYLGYQSVPSGSSGNLSTSSSSSPPGTPNPSDSSKSASVGGGGGSGGGGVYPAGPGSSSGGGKHKSKKCVDKHSEEYKIRRERNNIAVRKSRDKAKMRNLETQHKVLELTAENERLQKKVEQLSRELSTLRNLFKQLPEPLLASSGHC, from the coding sequence ATGCAACGCCTGGTAGCCTGGGATCAGGCATGCCACCACCCCCTCCAGCCCGCGGCCTTTAAATCCATGGAAGTGGCCAACTTCTACTACGAGGCGGACTGCCTGGCTGCTCTGAACAAGCTGCACCCGCGGGCGGCCGGGGCCCGCTCCATGACCGAGCTGAGCGTGGGCGACCACGAGCGAGCCATCGACTTCAGCCCTTACCTGGACCCTCTAGCATCGCAGCAGCAGccgcagcagccgccgccgcctccttccACGGCAGCAGGGGGCAACTTTGAGCCGGTTtgcagcagcagcggcggcggcggcggcgggggaagCGGCGGCCAAGATTTCCTCTCCGACCTCTTCTCCGAGCAGGACTATAAAGGCGGCGGGAAGAAGCACGCCGACTACGCTTACATCAGCCTGAGCCGGCACGgccaccctccccatccccaccACCACCCGGCCGTCGGACAGAACCACAAAGGCGCCGGGCCGCTTCTGGGTTGCTTCCCGCCGCAGATGGTGGAGACCAAAGTGGAGCCCGTTTTCGAGCACTTGGATTCTTGCAAAGGGGGGCGCAAGGAAGACAAcaacggaggaggaggagcagggccCGGCTTGGGGGGAATGTCCTCGCCTTACGGCAGCACCGTCCGCTCCTATTTGGGCTACCAATCCGTGCCGAGCGGGAGCAGCGGGAACCTCTCCACTTCGTCGTCTTCCAGCCCGCCGGGCACCCCGAACCCGTCCGATTCCTCGAAATCCGCTtcggttggaggaggaggaggaagtggcggcggcggcgtttACCCGGCAGGCCCCGGTAGTAGTAGTGGCGGCGGCAAGCACAAGTCCAAGAAGTGCGTGGACAAACACAGCGAGGAGTACAAGATCCGGCGCGAGCGGAACAACATCGCCGTGCGCAAGAGCCGCGACAAAGCCAAGATGCGCAACCTGGAGACGCAGCACAAAGTCTTGGAACTGACGGCCGAGAACGAGCGGCTCCAGAAGAAAGTCGAGCAGCTCTCCCGGGAACTCAGCACCCTCAGGAACTTGTTCAAGCAGCTGCCCGAGCCGCTTTTGGCCTCCTCCGGACATTGCTAG